The following are encoded in a window of Struthio camelus isolate bStrCam1 chromosome Z, bStrCam1.hap1, whole genome shotgun sequence genomic DNA:
- the LOC138064493 gene encoding interferon-like, whose amino-acid sequence MAAPATRHPCLRHSTPVLLLLLPTLSAALRCANLRTQQSTFNWDSLQLLHAMAPSPPQPCTQHDPPFPFPDTLLAIQSPQQATAAILRVLQHLFTTLSNENTPAHWDSQAHQQLLNQLHDQIQLLQQCLPRADADVKSQGPRNAWLTINGYFRRIQDFLRTNHHSPCAWDKVGLEARASFQRIHNLTRTLAD is encoded by the coding sequence atggctgcgcccgcaacccgacacccctgcctgcggcacagcaccccggtcctcctgctcctcctgcccactctcagcgcggccctcagatgcgccaaccttcgcacccaacagagcaccttcaactgggacagcctccagctcctccacgccatggctcccagcccgcctcagccctgcacccaacacgacccacctttccccttccccgacaccctcctggcaatccagtccccacaacaagccaccgccgccatcctccgcgtcctccagcacctcttcaccactctcagcaacgaaaacacccccgcgcactgggacagccaagcccaccaacagctcctcaaccagctccacgaccaaatccaactcctccagcaatgcctccctcgcgccgacgcggatgtcaaaagccaagggccccgcaacgcctggctcaccatcaacgggtacttccggcgcatccaggacttcctccgcacaaaccaccacagcccctgcgcctgggacaaagtcggcctcgaagctcgcgcctccttccagcgcatccacaacctcacccgcaccctggcagattag
- the LOC138064495 gene encoding interferon-like, giving the protein MAAPATRHPCLRHSTPVLLLLLPALSAALRCANLRTQQSTFNWDSLQLLHAMAPSPPQPCAQHDPPFPFPDTLLAIQSPQQATAAILRVLQHLFTTLSNENTPAHWDSQAHQQLLNQLHDQIQLLQQCLPRADADVKSQGPRNAWLTINGYFRRIQDFLRTNHHSPCAWDKVGLEARASFQRIHNLTRTLAD; this is encoded by the coding sequence atggctgcgcccgcaacccgacacccctgcctgcggcacagcaccccggtcctcctgctcctcctgcccgctctcagcgcggccctcagatgcgccaaccttcgcacccaacagagcaccttcaactgggacagcctccagctcctccacgccatggctcccagcccgcctcagccctgcgcccaacacgacccacctttccccttccccgacaccctcctggcaatccagtccccacaacaagccaccgccgccatcctccgcgtcctccagcacctcttcaccactctcagcaacgaaaacacccccgcgcactgggacagccaagcccaccaacagctcctcaaccagctccacgaccaaatccaactcctccagcaatgcctccctcgcgccgacgcggatgtcaaaagccaagggccccgcaacgcctggctcaccatcaacgggtacttccggcgcatccaggacttcctccgcacaaaccaccacagcccctgcgcctgggacaaagtcggcctcgaagctcgcgcctccttccagcgcatccacaacctcacccgcaccctggcagattag
- the LOC138064501 gene encoding interferon-like: protein MAAPATRHPCLRHSTPVLLLLLPALSAALRCANLRTQQSTFNWDSLQLLHAMAPSPPQPCAQHDPPFPFPDTLLAIQSPQQATAAILRVLQHLFTTLSNENTPAHWDSQAHQQLLNQLHDQIQLLQQCLPRADADVKSQGPRNVWLTINGYFRRIQDFLRTNHHSPCAWDKVGLEARASFQRIHNLTRTLAD from the coding sequence atggctgcgcccgcaacccgacacccctgcctgcggcacagcaccccggtcctcctgctcctcctgcccgctctcagcgcggccctcagatgcgccaaccttcgcacccaacagagcaccttcaactgggacagcctccagctcctccacgccatggctcccagcccgcctcagccctgcgcccaacacgacccacctttccccttccccgacaccctcctggcaatccagtccccacaacaagccaccgccgccatcctccgcgtcctccagcacctcttcaccactctcagcaacgaaaacacccccgcgcactgggacagccaagcccaccaacagctcctcaaccagctccacgaccaaatccaactcctccagcaatgcctccctcgcgccgacgcggatgtcaaaagccaagggccccgcaacgtctggctcaccatcaacgggtacttccggcgcatccaggacttcctccgcacaaaccaccacagcccctgcgcctgggacaaagtcggcctcgaagctcgcgcctccttccagcgcatccacaacctcacccgcaccctggcagattag
- the LOC138064510 gene encoding interferon-like has product MAAPATRHPCLRHSTPVLLLLLPTLSAALRCANLRTQQSTFNWDSLQLLHAMAPSPPQPCTQHDPPFPFPDTLLAIQSPQQATAAILHVLQHLFTTLSNENTPAHWDSQAHQQLLNQLHDQIQLLQQCLPRADADVKSQGPRNAWLTINGYFRRIQDFLRTNHHSPCAWDKVGLEARASFQRIHNLTRTLAD; this is encoded by the coding sequence atggctgcgcccgcaacccgacacccctgcctgcggcacagcaccccggtcctcctgctcctcctgcccactctcagcgcggccctcagatgcgccaaccttcgcacccaacagagcaccttcaactgggacagcctccagctcctccacgccatggctcccagcccgcctcagccctgcacccaacacgacccacctttccccttccccgacaccctcctggcaatccagtccccacaacaagccaccgccgccatcctccacgtcctccagcacctcttcaccactctcagcaacgaaaacacccccgcgcactgggacagccaagcccaccaacagctcctcaaccagctccacgaccaaatccaactcctccagcaatgcctccctcgcgccgacgcggatgtcaaaagccaagggccccgcaacgcctggctcaccatcaacgggtacttccggcgcatccaggacttcctccgcacaaaccaccacagcccctgcgcctgggacaaagtcggcctcgaagctcgcgcctccttccagcgcatccacaacctcacccgcaccctggcagattag
- the LOC138064527 gene encoding interferon-like: MAAPATRHPCLRHSTPVLLLLLPTLSAALRCANLRTQQSTFNWDSLQLLHAMAPSPPQPCTQHDPPFPFPDTLLAIQSPQQATAAILRVLQHLFTTLSNENTPAHWDSQAHQQLLNQLHGQIQLLQQCLPRADADVKSQGPRNAWLTINGYFRRIQDFLRTNHHSPCAWDKVGLEARASFQRIHNLTRTLAD; this comes from the coding sequence atggctgcgcccgcaacccgacacccctgcctgcggcacagcaccccggtcctcctgctcctcctgcccactctcagcgcggccctcagatgcgccaaccttcgcacccaacagagcaccttcaactgggacagcctccagctcctccacgccatggctcccagcccgcctcagccctgcacccaacacgacccacctttccccttccccgacaccctcctggcaatccagtccccacaacaagccaccgccgccatcctccgcgtcctccagcacctcttcaccactctcagcaacgaaaacacccccgcgcactgggacagccaagcccaccaacagctcctcaaccagctccacggccaaatccaactcctccagcaatgcctccctcgcgccgacgcggatgtcaaaagccaagggccccgcaacgcctggctcaccatcaacgggtacttccggcgcatccaggacttcctccgcacaaaccaccacagcccctgcgcctgggacaaagtcggcctcgaagctcgcgcctccttccagcgcatccacaacctcacccgcaccctggcagattag
- the LOC138064503 gene encoding interferon-like, whose amino-acid sequence MAAPATRHPCLRHSTPVLLLLLPALSAALRCANLRTQQSTFNWDSLQLLHAMAPSPPQPCAQHDPPFPFPDTLLAIQSPQQATAAILRVLQHLFTTLSNENTPAHWDSQAHQQLLNQLHGQIQLLQQCLPRADADVKSQGPRNAWLTINGYFRRIQDFLRTNHHSPCAWDKVGLEARASFQRIHNLTRTLAD is encoded by the coding sequence atggctgcgcccgcaacccgacacccctgcctgcggcacagcaccccggtcctcctgctcctcctgcccgctctcagcgcggccctcagatgcgccaaccttcgcacccaacagagcaccttcaactgggacagcctccagctcctccacgccatggctcccagcccgcctcagccctgcgcccaacacgacccacctttccccttccccgacaccctcctggcaatccagtccccacaacaagccaccgccgccatcctccgcgtcctccagcacctcttcaccactctcagcaacgaaaacacccccgcgcactgggacagccaagcccaccaacagctcctcaaccagctccacggccaaatccaactcctccagcaatgcctccctcgcgccgacgcggatgtcaaaagccaagggccccgcaacgcctggctcaccatcaacgggtacttccggcgcatccaggacttcctccgcacaaaccaccacagcccctgcgcctgggacaaagtcggcctcgaagctcgcgcctccttccagcgcatccacaacctcacccgcaccctggcagattag
- the LOC138064791 gene encoding interferon-like: MAAPATRHPCLRHSTPVLLLLLPTLSAALRCANLRTQQSTFNWDSLQLLHAMAPSPPQPCAQHDPPFPFPDTLLAIQSPQQATAAILRVLQHLFTTLSNENTPAHWDSQAHQQLLNQLHDQIQLLQQCLPRADADVKSQGPRNAWLTINGYFRRIQDFLRTNHHSPCAWDKVGLEARASFQRIHNLTRTLAD, from the coding sequence atggctgcgcccgcaacccgacacccctgcctgcggcacagcaccccggtcctcctgctcctcctgcccactctcagcgcggccctcagatgcgccaaccttcgcacccaacagagcaccttcaactgggacagcctccagctcctccacgccatggctcccagcccgcctcagccctgcgcccaacacgacccacctttccccttccccgacaccctcctggcaatccagtccccacaacaagccaccgccgccatcctccgcgtcctccagcacctcttcaccactctcagcaacgaaaacacccccgcgcactgggacagccaagcccaccaacagctcctcaaccagctccacgaccaaatccaactcctccagcaatgcctccctcgcgccgacgcggatgtcaaaagccaagggccccgcaacgcctggctcaccatcaacgggtacttccggcgcatccaggacttcctccgcacaaaccaccacagcccctgcgcctgggacaaagtcggcctcgaagctcgcgcctccttccagcgcatccacaacctcacccgcaccctggcagattag